From Carassius gibelio isolate Cgi1373 ecotype wild population from Czech Republic chromosome B21, carGib1.2-hapl.c, whole genome shotgun sequence, the proteins below share one genomic window:
- the LOC127986286 gene encoding uncharacterized protein KIAA2026 — translation MKIHSDPCENAHACESASPDMNPDLRLTLTSCNGSADQSEREDLTAQFGEAPADDEDDLTPEIQQAYRIFQSFLSEKHKSVAAPFWRPMGPGDSTGMCFRKMDDKFVNREYESITAFVADFRQMLENCYRFHGVDHWISKQAQKLEIILEQKLTLLSRTLREKTTLAVTSRGRFGTEDEKTTLGSSSRRRWVPRSITGGGSESIMVQALRLEELQRAKDEKRQREQERKEAEEAEVKDLEDWERSLLSQAEPCALWSLWELPAIGHFLCLAQTALHLPEIVFYELERCLLMPRCSVFLARVMTALLSPPQKRPSVQRRAPMSYRVWENQLRRRVQSWFRAVGRAEDTQQAVRAERLGLCPQFFWTLGAVSPLEETPFHLLPLLQRVWLLKGLCDHVYETQKEVQDAVLSQPIHECRESILGYDQQDNAYIHFPHFCGADLRIYVQSPCGAVEQPLAPIHVQRAPEEPQGPELREKDVCVSADEVKEEESSSSTEPNTWDVREDSLADGEDLDQTPSWCREDSLDSVSVRGQSRADGRLRDEESDSEPCFRVGDSCYKGVSPALNSHRSHRIEANHLSAEERSQCPDRSGASFWTDPGNTRRDGSRPTRVQKSKKKKKKERKFSMKKPKMSKLSLKKRTARSSLQRAAQNIKKKDKRKRHRLGKRFDGKPMLSRRSSGSAPPPDQPTFQLVCSSLDDLRVLISKIEDQLDELDGKKRSGRLPHKRAPLKELHITLIRLLNELLPWEPKLVKAFQRNRARLKKEFDEFKKHPEYENFIREPMDTEETREVECKDGLLSTETTNKLGESEVKIGKTMKEDSETTETVNHESRCLLDRPDVVMHSSESGPFTRSSKRRQTVAISEELSPCKRGKMDTESSLTSDINVEVASREQATVNPQASVVPETMSSFHGTCKPIQALLAKSVGNKVTLISHPKAAVMAQALRDHNKTVSVTLPPVRLSTTCASTQHSQPVSTETITTTSATESSGQVVYKTAGGVGLLRQGSTSLNFSVPLISDHKSGAKAMQQVVILPSNLLMQSTENKAAQTSVSVSKTTTYKSNVSGFTIPENKVPVQPVAPLKDTSTVRTPSAVVTPSLRNLITVGVPKKTTEPKVDLNKSASSGLTRSDAKQELRTVCIRDSQSILVTTRGGNTGVVKVQTSESGTGALPSSPVFNISPQLHAFLVSKSSASNTQAASATIAAKSRPGDTPQSTFVAGTVTPLTLNQISNNCTTDKTTVPGKSTLLSTSKGSDSFLINAKDCVQQNMVSKCGTKPPQKRAPPGSTTPDQSTFQKVFLVTPSPNIPSKVTTTTTATCTVPGSRVMFISNSALIIPKETSTSEVNISSAGTQALKVVPNLGTLSCTSSSTSIQSIGNPGLTSRTLGTNTKPEESLKTTPMIVSRVPVTSTTSGLQIAPKSCLAASRSLSGNSESALKVPRTVNNKTLTFSTLGTGHMASSALLSVVKPDVPPSVSALSALHCKPGLSAGSSSSNTSSSYSGSLITKHTTLPINVTANKPVITSLCTSHSLIKTTANTSASAISSTFALSCSSTLTPPVVMTSGIRPQTSATKCVQEKIVINTTAPLAPGTQLLINNTRFVVPSQGLAPGSHVLLISNSRPGEMQGPSPASPQRLQGANPAGPRGMQGPSPASPQRLQGPNPAGPRGMQGPSPAGPQRLQGPSPASPQRLQGPSPASPQRLQGPSTAGPGGLQGLTRASTGGLQVPSPASTDSRGPNTSATHTVPSVVQGVRFVTPIRLPLAKVGPSDQLRQQLSTRTPLNVSGPTALSQALHPGVHSDIVRLPIFQTSNFSVTASQGTTACPKGTSLSQGGLLTTTSPVQGRPSQTQVAPVIPPVKAVIPRHSPMVIVPPMSSTISRMQKLPVATVPPIGGPNNASPATPIATVPPSVSTVIMTPCPPIRAAQPGTIGKPVILSQPSQGQSTIPVQVPTSAKLLLSPDGAVLNIIQASASGLQVFAKPMAAQVVNSSSETVTVPILNTSDPLRKPDTLGRPNH, via the exons ATGAAGATTCATTCAGACCCGTGTGAGAACGCACACGCATGTGAATCCGCATCTCCGGACATGAACCCGGACCTCCGTTTGACCTTGACCTCCTGCAACGGTTcggctgaccaatcagagcgggAGGATCTGACGGCACAGTTTGGTGAAGCCCCGGCGGACGACGAGGACGATCTCACGCCCGAGATCCAGCAGGCCTACAGGATATTCCAGAGCTTCCTCTCGGAGAAGCACAAGTCCGTCGCGGCCCCCTTCTGGCGTCCCATGGGCCCCGGGGACTCCACCGGGATGTGCTTCAGAAAGATGGATGATAAGTTCGTGAATCGCGAGTATGAGTCGATCACGGCGTTCGTGGCAGATTTCAGACAGATGCTGGAGAACTGTTACCGCTTTCACGGCGTGGATCACTGGATCTCCAAACAGGCCCAGAAACTGGAGATCATTCTGGAGCAGAAGCTCACCTTGCTGTCCAG GACGCTGCGGGAGAAGACCACGCTGGCCGTGACCTCCAGAGGCCGCTTCGGGACGGAGGATGAGAAGACGACGCTGGGCTCGTCGTCCAGACGCAGATGGGTGCCGCGGAGCATCACTGGGGGGGGCAGCGAGTCCATCATGGTGCAGGCGCTGAGACTGGAGGAGCTGCAGCGAGCCAAAGACGAGAAGAG ACAGCGAGAGCAGGAGCGTAAGGAGGCCGAGGAGGCCGAGGTGAAGGATCTGGAGGACTGGGAGCGCTCTCTTCTGTCTCAGGCCGAGCCGTGTGCGCTGTGGAGTCTGTGGGAACTTCCTGCCATCGGCCACTTCCTGTGCCTGGCGCAGACGGCGCTCCACCTGCCCGAGATCGTCTTCTACGAGCTGGAGCGCTGTCTGCTGATGCCTCGCTGCAGTGTGTTCCTGGCCCGAGTGATGACGGCGCTCCTGAGCCCCCCCCAGAAGAGACCCAGCGTCCAGCGGCGCGCACCAATGTCCTACAGAGTCTGGGAGAACCAGCTGCGCCGCCGCGTCCAGAGCTGGTTCAGAGCGGTCGGCCGCGCAGAGGACACACagcag GCGGTGCGGGCGGAGCGGCTCGGGCTCTGTCCTCAGTTCTTCTGGACTCTGGGAGCGGTCAGTCCTCTGGAGGAGACTCCCTTCCACCTGCTGCCTCTGCTGCAGCGCGTCTGGCTCCTCAAGGGTCTGTGTGATCACGTCTACGAGACGCAGAAGGAGGTGCAGGACGCGGTACTCTCGCAGCCCATCCACGAGTGCCGAGAGTCCATCCTGGGCTACGACCAGCAGGACAACGCTTACATCCACTTCCCTCACTTCTGCGGCGCTGACCTGCGCATCTACGTCCAGAGTCCCTGCGGAGCCGTGGAGCAGCCGCTGGCACCCATCCACGTCCAGAGAGCCCCGGAGGAGCCGCAGGGGCCCGAGCTCCGTGAgaaggatgtgtgtgtgtctgcagatgaAGTGAAGGAGGAGGAGAGCTCCAGCAGCACGGAGCCCAACACATGGGACGTGAGAGAAGATTCCCTCGCTGACGGAGAGGATCTGGATCAGACTCCCTCGTGGTGCAGAGAAGACTCTCTGGACTCTGTGAGCGTCCGAGGACAGTCGAGGGCGGACGGACGGCTCCGAGACGAGGAGTCTGACAGCGAGCCGTGCTTCAGAGTCGGAGACAGCTGCTATAAGGGCGTCTCGCCGGCTCTGAACAGTCACAGAAGTCACCGGATCGAAGCGAATCACTTGAGCGCAGAGGAACGAAGCCAATGTCCGGATCGTTCCGGAGCGAGTTTCTGGACCGATCCCGGAAACACACGACGGGACGGATCCAGACCGACACGAGTCCAGaagagcaagaagaagaagaagaaagagaggaAGTTCAGCATGAAGAAACCGAAGATGAGCAAACTGAGCTTGAAGAAGAGAACGGCCAGAAGCAGCCTCCAGAGAGCAGCCCAAAACATCAAGAAGAAAGACAAGAGGAAGAGACACAGACTGG GAAAGAGGTTTGATGGGAAGCCGATGTTATCGAGGAGATCATCAGGATCTGCTCCTCCTCCAGATCAACCCACGTTTCAG CTGGTTTGCTCCAGTCTGGATGATCTCAGAGTCCTGATCAGTAAAATAGAAGATCAACTAGATGAACTGGACGGCAAAAAGAGATCT GGTCGATTGCCACACAAAAGAGCCCCCTTGAAAGAGTTGCACATCACACTTATAAGGCTGCTTAATGAGCTGTTACCATGGGAACCCAAACTCGTCAAGGCCTTCCAGAGGAACAG AGCGCGCTTGAAAAAGGAGTTTGACGAATTTAAGAAACACCCCGAATATGAGAACTTTATCAGGGAGCCGATGGATACAGAAGAAACTAGGGAAGTTGAGTGCAAAGATGGATTGTTGTCCACAGAGACAACAAACAAACTGGGAGAGAGTGAAGTAAAAATAGGCAAAACTATGAAGGAGGACTCTGAGACAACAG AGACTGTAAATCACGAATCAAGATGCCTATTGGACAGACCTGATGTTGTTATGCATTCGTCAGAGTCTGGACCCTTCACACGCAGTTCAAAACGGCGCCAAACTGTTGCAATCAGTGAGGAACTGAGTCCATGCAAAAGAGGCAAAATGGACACAGAGAGCTCTTTAACATCTGATATTAATGTGGAAGTTGCATCCAGGGAACAAGCAACAGTGAACCCACAAGCTTCAGTGGTGCCAGAGACTATGAGTAGCTTCCATGGGACTTGCAAACCCATCCAGGCTTTGCTGGCTAAGAGTGTTGGAAACAAAGTGACCTTAATAAGTCATCCGAAGGCTGCAGTGATGGCTCAGGCTCTGCGGGATCATAACAAAACAGTATCTGTAACTCTGCCACCTGTCCGATTATCAACTACCTGTGCATCTACGCAACACTCTCAGCCTGTCTCTACAGAAACAATAACTACGACATCTGCGACCGAAAGCTCTGGACAGGTGGTGTACAAGACGGCGGGAGGCGTGGGGCTTCTCAGGCAAGGAAGCACTTCTTTAAACTTTTCAGTGCCATTAATATCAGATCATAAATCAGGGGCGAAGGCAATGCAACAAGTTGTTATCCTGCCTTCAAATCTACTGATGCAAAGCACTGAGAATAAGGCAGCCCAGACATCTGTATCTGTCTCTAAGACTACAACGTACAAGTCCAATGTTTCAGGGTTCACCATACCAGAAAACAAGGTTCCTGTCCAGCCGGTGGCACCTTTGAAAGATACCAGCACTGTAAGAACACCGTCTGCTGTAGTTACTCCCAGTTTAAGGAACTTAATCACTGTTGGTGTGCCTAAAAAGACTACTGAACCAAAGGTGGACCTGAACAAATCAGCCAGCAGTGGTTTGACCAGATCTGATGCTAAGCAGGAGCTCAGGACAGTGTGTATTAGAGACTCTCAGTCCATCCTTGTCACTACGAGAGGAGGCAACACAGGAGTGGTGAAGGTTCAGACATCAGAAAGTGGAACAGGGGCTTTGCCATCCAGCCCAGTCTTTAACATCTCACCCCAACTTCATGCCTTCCTGGTGTCAAAGTCTTCCGCGTCTAATACACAAGCTGCTTCGGCCACCATTGCTGCTAAATCTCGACCTGGAGACACTCCTCAGTCTACTTTTGTGGCAGGAACTGTCACTCCTTTAACCTTAAATCAGATTTCCAATAACTGCACTACAGACAAAACAACAGTCCCTGGTAAATCAACACTTCTGTCTACAAGCAAAGGCAGTGATAGTTTCCTAATAAATGCGAAAGATTGCGTTCAGCAGAATATGGTCTCTAAATGTGGAACGAAGCCCCCACAAAAAAGGGCTCCACCGGGAAGCACAACTCCAGACCAATCGACTTTCCAAAAGGTTTTCCTGGTCACACCTTCACCAAATATCCCTTCAAAGgtcactactactactacagcaACCTGCACCGTTCCAGGATCTCGGGTCATGTTCATAAGCAACTCTGCACTTATCATTCCAAAAGAGACGTCAACTTCAGAGGTTAACATTTCCTCTGCTGGTACACAAGCATTGAAAGTAGTTCCCAACTTGGGGACCTTATCCTGCACTTCTTCTAGTACAAGCATCCAAAGCATCGGTAACCCAGGGTTAACATCAAGAACACTTGGCACAAACACGAAACCTGAAGAATCATTGAAAACTACACCTATGATCGTCTCCAGAGTACCTGTAACATCAACCACAAGTGGACTCCAGATTGCTCCAAAAAGCTGTTTGGCTGCAAGCAGAAGTCTGTCAGGGAATAGCGAAAGTGCTTTGAAAGTACCTCGGACTGTTAACAACAAAACTCTCACATTTTCAACTCTAGGGACCGGACACATGGCTTCCTCTGCACTTTTGTCAGTTGTGAAACCAGATGTACCTCCATCAGTTTCCGCTTTAAGTGCGCTACACTGTAAACCAGGATTATCAGCTGGCAGCTCTTCTTCAAACACATCTTCCTCTTATTCGGGAAGCCTTATTACCAAACACACTACGTTACCAATTAATGTGACTGCTAACAAGCCAGTGATCACTTCCCTGTGCACTTCACACTCACTGATCAAAACAACAGCCAATACTTCCGCTTCTGCAATATCCAGTACTTTTGCATTGAGTTGCAGCTCCACTTTAACTCCTCCAGTGGTCATGACTTCTGGGATCCGACCTCAAACCTCTGCCACCAAGTGTGTTCAAGAGAAAATCGTCATCAACACCACTGCCCCACTTGCCCCTGGCACTCAGCTCCTGATAAATAACACCAGATTTGTTGTACCTTCTCAAGGCCTGGCACCTGGGAGCCATGTTCTGCTTATCTCCAACTCTCGTCCTGGAGAAATGCAAGGGCCAAGTCCTGCTAGTCCTCAAAGATTGCAAGGGGCGAATCCTGCTGGTCCTCGAGGAATGCAAGGGCCAAGTCCTGCTAGTCCTCAAAGATTGCAAGGGCCGAATCCTGCTGGTCCTCGAGGAATGCAAGGGCCAAGTCCTGCTGGTCCTCAAAGATTGCAAGGGCCAAGTCCTGCTAGTCCTCAAAGATTGCAAGGGCCAAGTCCTGCTAGTCCTCAAAGATTGCAAGGGCCAAGTACTGCTGGTCCTGGAGGACTGCAAGGGCTGACTCGTGCAAGTACTGGAGGATTGCAAGTCCCAAGTCCTGCTTCCACTGATTCTAGAGGTCCAAATACTTCAGCTACACACACAGTTCCTTCAGTTGTACAAGGTGTGAGATTTGTTACACCGATCAGATTACCCTTGGCAAAAGTTGGACCTTCTGATCAGCTCCGTCAGCAACTGAGCACCAGAACTCCGTTGAATGTGTCTGGTCCTACTGCTCTCTCACAAGCTCTACATCCTGGTGTACATTCAGACATTGTGAGACTTCCTATCTTTCAAACCTCCAACTTCTCAGTTACAGCCTCACAAGGTACGACCGCATGTCCCAAAGGAACCTCTCTTTCTCAAGGAGGTTTACTTACCACAACTTCTCCAGTGCAAGGAAGACCATCCCAGACCCAAGTGGCGCCAGTCATACCACCAGTGAAAGCTGTGATTCCAAGGCATTCTCCGATGGTAATCGTACCACCCATGAGCAGCACGATATCACGGATGCAGAAACTTCCGGTTGCAACGGTTCCACCTATCGGTGGACCAAACAATGCCAGTCCAGCCACTCCCATTGCAACCGTTCCTCCATCTGTGAGCACGGTCATAATGACACCTTGTCCACCTATCAGAGCCGCGCAACCTGGGACAATCGGAAAGCCTGTTATTTTATCCCAGCCATCGCAAGGTCAAAGCACAATTCCTGTGCAAGTTCCCACTTCTGCTAAACTCTTGTTGAGCCCAGATGGTGCGGTCTTAAATATCATTCAAGCCTCAGCCTCAGGCTTGCAAGTATTTGCAAAGCCAATGGCTGCTCAAGTGGTCAATTCCTCCTCAGAGACCGTTACTGTACCTATTTTAAACACAAGTGATCCACTGAGAAAACCAGATACCTTGGGGAGACCCAATCACTGA